The proteins below are encoded in one region of Dioscorea cayenensis subsp. rotundata cultivar TDr96_F1 chromosome 18, TDr96_F1_v2_PseudoChromosome.rev07_lg8_w22 25.fasta, whole genome shotgun sequence:
- the LOC120281924 gene encoding heat stress transcription factor B-4c-like → MDNPNKCWDGGVSLDQQQHKAVPAPFLTKTYQLVDDPSTDHIVSWGEDGCSTFVVWRPPEFARDILPNYFKHNNFSSFVRQLNTYGFRKIVPERWEFANEFFRKGEKNLLCEIHRRKTNSSITSLPSVQPFSEQHFPLYQFSAYEEPHRLLLCSPTVDTGLSVNSCRNGNDSATALLEENEWLRRSNAVLLSELAHMRRLYNDIIYFVQNHVKPVAPSSPSVNPQLLLSGFYGQRNGGLNNSGSTTSSSSLTIAEEHNTNGESSSTPSPSSQQTKLFGVNLSGGGCSSNYKRVLESNQGGSLPLCSSTKPRLVLEKDDLGLNLKPSSSHHPPPSC, encoded by the exons ATGGACAACCCTAACAAGTGCTGGGATGGTGGTGTCTCACTAGATCAACAACAGCACAAGGCTGTCCCTGCTCCATTCTTAACAAAAACCTACCAACTTGTTGATGATCCTTCCACAGATCACATTGTTTCATGGGGAGAAGATGGTTGTTCAACTTTTGTTGTTTGGCGCCCTCCAGAGTTTGCCAGAGACATCCTCCCCAACTACTTTAAACACAACAACTTCTCCAGCTTTGTTCGCCAACTTAATACTTAT GGTTTCAGAAAAATAGTTCCTGAAAGATGGGAGTTTGCTAATGAATTTTTCAGAAAAGGTGAAAAGAACTTGTTATGTGAGATACACCGCAGAAAAACCAATTCTTCAATCACTTCACTCCCATCTGTTCAACCTTTCTCTGAGCAACACTTTCCACTGTATCAGTTCAGTGCTTATGAAGAGCCTCACCGCCTTTTGTTATGCTCCCCAACTGTTGACACTGGTCTCAGTGTCAACAGTTGCAGGAATGGCAATGACAGTGCAACTGCATTGTTGGAAGAGAACGAGTGGTTGCGCCGGAGCAACGCTGTGCTCTTGTCTGAACTTGCTCACATGCGTCGGCTTTACAATGATATTATATACTTTGTTCAGAACCATGTTAAGCCAGTGGCTCCAAGTTCTCCTTCAGTGAATCCTCAGttacttttatctggttttTATGGTCAAAGAAATGGAGGTTTGAACAACTCTGGGAGCACTACTTCAAGTAGCTCACTCACCATTGCTGAAGAGCATAATACCAATGGGGAAAGCAGTAGtactccttctccttcttctcagCAGACTAAGCTTTTTGGTGTGAATCTTAGTGGTGGTGGTTGTAGTAGTAATTATAAAAGAGTGTTAGAGAGTAATCAAGGAGGGTCATTGCCATTGTGTTCTTCAACTAAACCACGTTTGGTATTGGAGAAGGATGATCTAGGGTTGAACCTTAagccttcttcttctcatcatcctcctccatcttgttga